The genomic DNA GTTCCACGTGGAAGCCGGTACGATGAAAAGATTGAAATGAGGTGTTACCTTGTACATTCATGTAGGAGAAGATGTCATGGTGCGTACGGATGAAATCATTGCCATTATCGATCGTGACACCGTTCAATTTTCAGAGGAAATACAGCGTCTGCTTAAACAAAAAGATAAAGACCTTTGCAATCTCGCAAAGGGTTCATATAAATCTCTCGTCATCACGTTCAATCAGCTTTATTTATCCCCGCTGGCTTCAAGTACGTTGAAGAAGCGCTCCAAGAAGTACTCAAGTTATGAGAACTTACTATAGAATTCAAAAGCCCTGAAGGTTAGAAAGTGTAGGTGAATCAG from Rossellomorea marisflavi includes the following:
- the remB gene encoding extracellular matrix regulator RemB, with product MYIHVGEDVMVRTDEIIAIIDRDTVQFSEEIQRLLKQKDKDLCNLAKGSYKSLVITFNQLYLSPLASSTLKKRSKKYSSYENLL